Proteins from one Halopseudomonas pelagia genomic window:
- a CDS encoding NUDIX hydrolase: MLDKMRMRVGEYRPRQIETLGMPEAGVLIPVTCVHDRPEIILTLRSQRMTTHSGEVAFPGGRRDPGDVDLRYTALRETHEEIGLEPDRVEVIGPMGSLVSRYGIKVTPYVGIVPDVFDIVPSSAEIDAVFRVPVAFFMEDRREMTHRIDYEGRSWYVPSYRYEGHKIWGLTALMLVEFMNVAFDADIPLHTPYDEDRKQERR; this comes from the coding sequence ATGCTGGATAAAATGCGCATGCGGGTTGGGGAATACCGTCCGCGGCAGATCGAAACCCTGGGTATGCCGGAGGCGGGCGTGTTGATTCCGGTAACCTGTGTGCATGACCGCCCAGAGATTATTCTGACGCTGCGCTCGCAGCGCATGACCACTCATTCCGGCGAGGTCGCTTTCCCCGGCGGCCGTCGCGATCCTGGTGATGTCGACCTGCGCTACACCGCCCTGCGCGAAACGCACGAGGAAATCGGCCTGGAGCCGGACCGGGTGGAAGTGATTGGCCCGATGGGCTCGCTGGTTTCCCGCTACGGCATCAAGGTCACGCCCTACGTTGGCATCGTTCCGGATGTGTTCGACATCGTGCCCAGCAGCGCGGAGATAGACGCGGTGTTCCGGGTGCCGGTGGCATTCTTTATGGAAGACCGCCGCGAGATGACCCACCGTATCGATTATGAAGGCCGCAGTTGGTATGTCCCCAGCTATCGCTATGAAGGCCACAAGATCTGGGGGCTGACAGCCCTGATGCTGGTCGAGTTCATGAATGTCGCCTTCGATGCCGACATTCCCTTGCACACCCCTTATGACGAAGATCGCAAACAGGAGCGCAGATGA
- a CDS encoding NUDIX hydrolase: MKFCSQCGNTISEQIPSGDNRTRYVCTHCDIIHYQNPRIVAGCLVVHEQQVLLCRRAIEPRRGFWTLPAGYMENGETTEEAALRETWEEAQAKVRDQQLYMLFNLPHINQVYMFFRGELVDQAYGVGEESLEVRLFNEAEIPWDELAFPTVGKTLKQYFSDRQEQHFPIRVRDIRYNPALARQLR, encoded by the coding sequence ATGAAGTTTTGCAGCCAGTGCGGTAATACGATCAGCGAACAGATCCCCAGCGGCGACAACCGCACCCGCTACGTCTGCACCCATTGCGACATCATCCACTATCAGAATCCGCGTATTGTGGCCGGCTGCCTGGTGGTCCATGAGCAACAGGTGCTGCTGTGCCGCCGCGCCATCGAACCGCGCCGCGGCTTCTGGACGCTGCCTGCCGGCTACATGGAGAACGGCGAAACCACCGAGGAAGCAGCGTTGCGCGAAACCTGGGAAGAAGCCCAGGCCAAGGTCCGCGATCAGCAGCTGTATATGCTCTTCAACCTGCCGCATATCAATCAGGTGTACATGTTCTTCCGCGGCGAGCTGGTCGACCAGGCCTACGGCGTCGGCGAAGAAAGCCTCGAAGTGCGGCTGTTCAACGAAGCGGAAATCCCCTGGGATGAGCTGGCCTTCCCCACCGTTGGCAAGACGCTGAAACAGTATTTCAGCGACCGCCAGGAACAGCACTTCCCGATTCGCGTGCGCGACATCCGCTACAACCCGGCGCTGGCCCGCCAGCTGCGCTGA
- a CDS encoding cytochrome-c peroxidase, with protein MNKQLLCLLLAGGLCAPLQAERLTSEPIQPIEPASFDEPEKIELGKQLFFDPRLSRSGFISCNSCHNLSMGGSDNLSTSIGHNWQEGPINSPTVLNSSMNVAQFWDGRAATLQEQAAGPINNPKEMASTHVLALDVLRSIPEYRKEFAEIYGSDEIDIDRVTDAIAAFEETLVTPNSRFDQWLKGDDQALTQAELDGYKTFKDIGCTACHNGPAAGGSSFQRMGVVEPYITDNPAEGRVAVTGKDADRFSFKVPTLRNVELTYPYFHDGAHWQLEDAVDLMARLQLGRELEKQDIANMTAFLKTLTGDQPDFAIPQLPPSNNATPIPVPFAKK; from the coding sequence ATGAACAAGCAACTGCTATGCCTCCTGTTGGCTGGCGGCCTCTGCGCCCCGCTGCAAGCCGAACGCCTTACCAGCGAGCCGATTCAGCCGATTGAACCCGCCAGTTTTGACGAGCCGGAAAAGATCGAGCTGGGCAAGCAGCTGTTCTTCGACCCCCGCCTGTCGCGCTCGGGCTTTATTTCCTGCAACTCCTGTCACAACCTGAGCATGGGCGGCAGTGACAACCTGTCTACCTCCATCGGTCACAACTGGCAGGAAGGGCCGATCAACTCGCCCACCGTATTGAACTCGAGCATGAACGTCGCGCAATTCTGGGACGGCCGCGCCGCCACCCTGCAGGAACAAGCTGCCGGCCCGATCAACAACCCCAAGGAAATGGCCTCGACCCACGTGCTGGCGCTGGACGTGCTGCGCTCCATCCCCGAGTACCGTAAAGAGTTTGCCGAGATCTACGGCAGCGACGAGATCGATATTGACCGGGTGACCGACGCCATCGCCGCCTTTGAAGAAACCCTGGTCACACCCAACTCGCGCTTTGATCAGTGGCTCAAGGGCGACGACCAGGCGCTGACTCAAGCGGAGCTGGACGGCTACAAGACCTTCAAGGACATCGGCTGCACCGCGTGCCACAACGGTCCGGCCGCAGGTGGTTCATCCTTTCAGCGTATGGGGGTAGTCGAGCCCTACATTACCGATAACCCGGCGGAAGGCCGCGTGGCCGTCACCGGCAAGGATGCGGATCGCTTCTCCTTCAAGGTACCCACGTTGCGCAACGTCGAGCTGACCTACCCCTACTTCCACGATGGCGCGCACTGGCAGCTGGAAGACGCCGTGGATCTGATGGCACGCCTGCAACTGGGGCGGGAACTGGAAAAGCAGGATATCGCCAACATGACCGCCTTCCTCAAGACTCTGACTGGCGATCAGCCCGATTTCGCCATTCCACAATTGCCGCCATCAAATAATGCCACGCCCATACCGGTGCCCTTTGCCAAGAAATGA
- a CDS encoding DUF1289 domain-containing protein: MQQPAVKSPCIGVCALDEQNLCTGCQRSGEEITLWGRMSDAQRREVLLLCESRARAQGLWFSVQTS; this comes from the coding sequence ATGCAGCAGCCTGCGGTGAAGTCTCCGTGCATCGGCGTCTGCGCGTTGGATGAGCAGAATCTGTGTACCGGTTGCCAGCGCAGTGGTGAGGAAATCACCCTGTGGGGGCGCATGAGTGATGCCCAGCGCCGTGAGGTGCTGTTACTCTGTGAGTCCCGAGCCAGAGCCCAGGGCTTATGGTTCAGCGTACAAACCAGCTAA
- a CDS encoding YqfO family protein translates to MYKLCFYVPKSHLEKTKTAVFSAGAGQIGDYDQCCWQTKGQGQFRPLPGSEPFIGDQGALETVEEYRVEMVCADDRIRAVIAAFRLAHPYEEPAFDCWLLAEF, encoded by the coding sequence ATGTATAAATTGTGTTTCTATGTTCCTAAGTCGCATCTGGAAAAGACCAAAACCGCGGTGTTCAGTGCGGGCGCTGGGCAGATCGGTGATTACGACCAGTGCTGCTGGCAGACCAAGGGTCAGGGTCAGTTCCGCCCTCTACCCGGTAGCGAGCCGTTTATCGGCGATCAGGGTGCTCTGGAGACAGTTGAAGAATATAGGGTCGAAATGGTTTGCGCCGATGACCGGATCCGCGCCGTGATCGCGGCATTTCGGCTTGCGCATCCCTATGAAGAGCCGGCTTTTGATTGTTGGTTGTTGGCGGAGTTTTGA
- a CDS encoding murein L,D-transpeptidase family protein → MRYVLGLAMLLAVLPTQAAPPIDKVLVHKAERRLEVISDGQVIEQYRVSLGRQPLGHKQQQGDQRTPEGIYSIDWRHESPQFNLSLHLDYPNLKDRTAAYEQGVDPGGMIMIHGTPIDEEYPEWFFKGLDWTDGCIALNNADMRALWELVPDGTLVEIIP, encoded by the coding sequence TTGCGATATGTCCTGGGGTTGGCGATGCTGCTGGCCGTGCTCCCCACCCAGGCGGCTCCGCCGATCGACAAAGTGCTGGTGCACAAGGCCGAGAGGCGCCTGGAAGTCATCAGTGACGGGCAGGTGATTGAGCAATATCGGGTGTCTCTGGGCCGTCAGCCGCTCGGACACAAGCAGCAGCAAGGCGACCAGCGCACACCCGAAGGCATCTACAGTATCGACTGGCGCCACGAAAGCCCGCAGTTCAATCTCAGCCTGCACCTGGATTACCCCAATCTGAAAGACCGTACTGCGGCTTATGAACAGGGCGTGGATCCTGGCGGCATGATCATGATCCATGGCACCCCGATCGACGAGGAATATCCCGAATGGTTCTTCAAAGGGCTGGACTGGACCGACGGCTGCATCGCGCTGAACAATGCCGACATGCGCGCGCTCTGGGAGCTGGTCCCGGATGGCACCCTGGTAGAGATCATCCCTTGA
- a CDS encoding gamma carbonic anhydrase family protein translates to MKYSLGNDRVEMADEAWIADTAAVIGKVRLEQGANVWFGAVLRGDMELILIGEHSNVQDGAVMHTDSGFPLTLGKGVTVGHNAMLHGCTVGDYSLIGINAVVLNGAKIGKHCIIGANALVPEGKEIPDGSLVVGSPCKVVRELTEPQKKMLEASAAHYVHNAQRYRRDLQVQED, encoded by the coding sequence ATGAAGTACAGCCTGGGTAATGACCGTGTGGAAATGGCCGATGAAGCCTGGATTGCCGATACGGCAGCGGTGATCGGCAAGGTACGCCTGGAGCAGGGCGCAAATGTCTGGTTTGGCGCGGTGCTGCGCGGCGACATGGAGCTGATCCTGATCGGCGAGCACAGCAACGTGCAGGATGGCGCGGTAATGCACACCGACTCCGGTTTCCCGCTGACGCTGGGCAAGGGCGTAACCGTCGGCCATAACGCCATGTTGCACGGCTGTACCGTGGGCGATTACAGCCTGATCGGCATCAACGCGGTGGTATTGAACGGCGCGAAGATTGGCAAGCACTGCATCATCGGCGCCAATGCGCTGGTGCCCGAGGGCAAGGAAATCCCCGATGGCTCGCTGGTGGTCGGCTCGCCGTGCAAGGTGGTACGAGAACTGACCGAACCGCAGAAGAAGATGCTTGAGGCCAGCGCCGCGCATTACGTGCATAACGCCCAGCGCTATCGTCGCGACCTGCAGGTGCAGGAAGACTGA
- a CDS encoding SGNH/GDSL hydrolase family protein: MRLPDAALPWQGVCIPASSDLTSSSLRLLVIGESTVAGVGVDTQQQALCGQLAQQLADARSRPVIWQACGRNGATAAICRQELLPTLEPERWDLVVIVLGVNDTTHLTPRWRWRSELRRLLAHFNARAAQVLVTAVPPLGRFHALPQPLRGWFGLRAGLLDLDAQRCCAMGRALHVPMAGIFERHYLARDGYHPSQAGYALWAAGILRCLTQSSCLSPSATASGSSSG, translated from the coding sequence TTGCGCCTGCCGGATGCAGCCCTGCCCTGGCAGGGCGTCTGCATCCCCGCTAGTTCTGACTTAACTTCCTCCTCTTTGCGTCTACTGGTTATTGGCGAGTCCACCGTGGCTGGAGTCGGCGTAGACACCCAACAACAGGCCCTGTGCGGACAGCTAGCTCAGCAGTTGGCTGATGCTCGATCGCGGCCGGTTATTTGGCAGGCTTGCGGGCGCAACGGTGCGACCGCCGCTATCTGTCGGCAGGAGTTGCTGCCAACGCTCGAGCCGGAGCGGTGGGATCTGGTGGTGATCGTCCTGGGGGTCAATGACACAACGCATCTGACCCCGCGCTGGCGTTGGCGGAGCGAGCTGAGGCGGTTGCTGGCTCATTTCAACGCACGGGCGGCTCAGGTGCTGGTTACTGCGGTGCCGCCCCTAGGCAGGTTTCATGCATTACCGCAGCCTCTGCGGGGCTGGTTCGGGCTGCGCGCGGGATTGCTCGACCTGGATGCGCAGCGTTGTTGCGCGATGGGCCGGGCGCTGCATGTGCCGATGGCCGGGATCTTCGAAAGGCATTACCTGGCGCGCGACGGCTATCATCCCTCGCAAGCCGGGTATGCGCTTTGGGCTGCTGGCATCCTGCGCTGCCTGACTCAGTCGTCGTGCTTGTCGCCTTCGGCTACGGCCTCTGGTTCGTCCTCCGGGTGA
- the purT gene encoding formate-dependent phosphoribosylglycinamide formyltransferase: protein MAKIGTPNAENATRVMLLGAGELGKELVIELQRLGCETIAVDRYEHAPAMQVAHRRHVINMLDGKQLREVIEAEQPDYIVPEIEAIATTTLVEMESEGYMVIPTARAAWLTMDREGIRRLAAEELNLPTSPFRFADTFEEYAAAVETVGLPCVIKPVMSSSGKGQSLLRRQEELQAAWDYAQSGGRAGEGRVIVEGFVDFDYEITLLTVRHIDGTSFCEPIGHRQEGGDYQESWQPQVMTEAALAESQRIALAVTDALGGRGLFGVELFIKGDDVWFSEVSPRPHDTGMVTLISQDLSEFALHARAILGLPIPAIRQLGPSASAVIMVQGESVAVSYGNLHQSLTEPDTQLRLFGKPEVEGQRRMGVALARDESIEAAREKALRVATSVEITL from the coding sequence ATGGCCAAGATAGGAACTCCCAACGCCGAGAATGCTACCCGGGTGATGCTGCTGGGGGCCGGCGAGCTGGGCAAGGAGCTGGTGATCGAACTGCAGCGACTGGGGTGCGAAACCATCGCCGTGGATCGCTACGAGCACGCCCCGGCCATGCAGGTCGCCCATCGCCGGCATGTGATCAACATGCTGGATGGCAAGCAGTTGCGCGAGGTCATTGAGGCCGAGCAGCCGGACTACATCGTCCCTGAAATCGAAGCTATCGCGACCACCACGCTGGTCGAGATGGAAAGCGAAGGCTACATGGTCATCCCCACGGCGCGCGCAGCCTGGCTGACGATGGACCGTGAGGGCATCCGCCGGCTGGCTGCTGAAGAACTGAATCTGCCCACTTCGCCTTTTCGTTTTGCCGACACCTTTGAAGAATATGCAGCTGCGGTGGAAACCGTGGGGCTGCCGTGCGTGATCAAGCCGGTCATGAGCTCATCCGGCAAGGGCCAGTCCCTGCTGCGGCGTCAGGAAGAACTGCAGGCGGCCTGGGATTATGCCCAGTCCGGCGGCCGTGCCGGCGAAGGACGGGTGATTGTCGAAGGTTTTGTCGATTTTGATTACGAAATCACGCTGCTGACGGTTCGGCATATTGATGGCACCAGCTTCTGTGAGCCCATTGGCCATCGCCAGGAGGGCGGTGATTATCAGGAGTCCTGGCAGCCGCAGGTGATGACTGAGGCGGCGCTGGCTGAATCTCAGCGCATTGCCCTGGCGGTGACCGATGCACTGGGCGGTCGCGGTTTGTTCGGCGTCGAGTTGTTTATCAAAGGGGACGATGTGTGGTTCAGCGAAGTATCACCGCGCCCGCATGATACCGGCATGGTCACGCTGATTTCCCAGGATCTGTCCGAGTTCGCGCTGCATGCAAGGGCGATTCTTGGGCTGCCGATTCCAGCCATTCGCCAGTTGGGGCCTTCGGCTTCTGCGGTGATCATGGTGCAAGGCGAGTCCGTCGCGGTGAGTTACGGCAATCTGCACCAGTCCCTGACTGAGCCGGACACCCAGCTGCGGCTGTTCGGCAAGCCCGAAGTGGAAGGGCAGCGACGCATGGGCGTGGCGCTGGCTCGCGATGAAAGTATTGAAGCGGCGCGTGAAAAAGCCCTGCGGGTTGCCACTAGCGTGGAGATCACGCTCTGA